The genomic region TTTCAGCTCCTCGGGCCCCCGCTCCACCGGAATGCCCAAATCCGCCGACAACGATTCCAGATCGCCGCGGCACCGGCCGGGAATGACGATGCGATGGGCTCCGAAAGTATCGGTTAATCGGCGCCGAATCATGTCGGCGGTCATCAGCGCCGCAACCTTGACGCCGATTTGATGCACCGTGTAAGTGAAATCCGGCCGCATTTTTTCCAAAATAGTATGAAGCTGTTTTTCCGCCAATTTTCCGGTAAGAAAAAGTATGTGTTCGCTCATGCCTTCGATTTAATGTTTTCTTAAACTTGGTCAATTAACCTATACAATGCCGGTGGCTATCGTCTATTCCCGCGCAACATGGGGTTGAAAGTTCAAGCCCCGCCACAACTATATTCTCCTTGAAATGCGCCTTCCCATGTTCATGGAGACGCTGATGCTTGGACATACGCTTTCCGGAACTGTTGACTCTCCTAGGGATAGAAATCGGTTAAACGGGTATCGTATACCTAAAACGTAGTTCACGGTGAACTATCTATTCGAAATTAATCGCTGAGTTCGGCACAGGAGCTTTTTACCATGTTCAGCCAATCCGATAAACCGCTCATTATGGGGATATTAAACGTTACCCCGGACAGTTTTTCAGACGGGGGCAACTTTTTATCCGTGAATGCCGCTCTGCGTCAAGCGCAACTGATGGTGGCGCAAGGCGCCGATATTATCGATATCGGCGGAGAATCGACCCGTCCCGGCTCCAGCCCGATCAATCCGCAGGAACAGATTCGCCGGGTCGTGCCGGTCATTGAAGAAATCAGGCTCCGCATGGGCAGCAACGTCAGGATCAGCATCGATACCACCCGGTCCGAAGTGGCCAGAGCCGCGCTGATGGCCGGAGCCAACATGATCAACGACGTTTCGGCCGGACAGGACGATCGCGCCTTGTTGTCCGTGGCTGCCCATTTCGAAGTGCCGGTCGTATTGATGCACAAACAGGGCGATCCCAAAACCATGCAGATGAATCCTTATTATGACGACGTCGTGCAGGAAGTCATACAAACGTTGGAGGAACGCATTGAGGAAGCGCTGCGGGCGGGAATCCCGCGTCATAGAATCTTTCTCGATCCGGGCATCGGTTTCGGCAAACGAAAACAGGACAATTTCGATCTGCTGGCGCATCTGGATGCGATTGTCGCGTTGGGTTTTCCCGTTCTGCTGGGGACCAGCCGCAAACAATTCATGGGAGCGCTGTGCCATGTGAACGCTCCGTCCGAACTGGTAACCGCCACCGCGGTGACCACGGCTTTGGGCGTCATGGCGGGCGTGCGCGTGTTTCGAGTGCACGACGTCAAGGAAAACAGGCAGGCGGCCGATGTCGCCTGGGCCATCAAGCAGAGCCGATAGAGGGAAGCCGAGGCCTGCGGAAAAACCGCCGACTTGACCAAGCAATCGTTACCGATCTTTTTTCCGGAGTGCTCAAGGAGAAAAGATTTTTTTGAACTCCCGATCAGGCGGCGCCGGGTAGGTGGTCGGCGGATGAATCCGGAATCAAGACGTCATCCGCCGACTTGTCTGCCAAGGCTCAGGCCGGTTGCCCGCTTCGAATGGTTAATTTTTGGCTTTTACTTCGAAACTGTAGTTGCCTCTGGCCGGGGCGCTCGCCTGTCCGGTTACCACCAGAACATACCAGCCGGGTGCGATATTTTCAAAGCTGACCGATGCCGTACTGCCGGAGGTGGTACCCGCCGCCACGAGCGTTTGAGTGGCGTCGTATAAATTGAGCTGGGGAGCCAGGATCCCGTCCGTTTTGGATCCTTTCACTTTGGCGCTCAATTTCGATAAAGATTCGGTAATTTTTATCACATATTCATGCGTATCGCCCGTCAGCAACAAGTTCCCTTTGGTTTTTATCGATTTGACCGGGGGGAAATTGATTCCGATAAATTCGGCGTTATCCGATCCGGACGCCCCGCTATCGAAATAATCGGAAGGATGGGAATAAGGCGCTCGAAACAAGGCATTGAGTCCTCGGCTCGTCGCGGCCCCCCAGGCCTTGGCCGAAGAGGTCAATTTTCCGGTCAGATCCAGTTCTGCATTGATTTGCGCCATGATCCCGTCGAAGAAATCCGGAGAGCCGTCCTGGTATCCTCCGGACGAGGTAAAATAATAAGAGGATTGAAAGACATAAGGAATGGCCTTCTTTTTTAAGATCTTATACAGGTCATACAAATACCCGCCCCAGATCTCGCCGGTGTAATGCTCTTCCGGAGTGCCGTAGTCGGGATAATCGACGTCCCGCGGGTACATCCGGGTGTTGTCCAGATTCCTTATATATTGCGGAAGCAACGCGAAGGCGACGTCCCCAATCTGCGGATCGTTCGGGGTATATAGAAAAGTATACCAGTCGGCATTGCCTTCTCCCATCGCGCGGCCGTAGCCGTTCAAATCTCCGTCGAATTGCGCGTTAAAACCGGACCAGTCCATGATGGCATGGGTAAACTCGTGCCGGAACACGTCTACGTCGATTGCAAGATCTTCCGAGCCGGGAGCACACGAGTTTTCATCGCCGAAGATAATGCCGGGCAGATTATTCAGGCCGATATTCGACGTATAACCGGCATTGCAATAGCCGTCTATGTTGACGACGACCGGAATGAACTGATTGTAAAAATAATTGGGGTCGGCAAAACTGTATTTGCTGATGACGTTCTTTTTCCACCATGCCCAAATGGTGTTGTGTTGATAATAAGTATGGACGGCGTCGAAATAATCCTTGTCGGCTGCCGGATCGGAAAGAAAGGAAAACTGGGTCGAGGTGGGATCGTTGCCGTTGTAATCGAGCACCAGGCTGTGTGTCCCCCACAGCCAGCCGGACGTGTTGCCCTCGTTCACGGTATACATATTTTTAAGGGAAACCTTGCTTATTTTTCCCGCGTGCCAGTTCGCGTTCGTCTTGTAGGCATTGCCTTTTCCTGATCTGATGTGAAGAATTTCATCGGCTTTATACAGGATGGCCCCCGTTTCGGCGTCGATGTGATAAACCCAGTAAGCAAAAGGATGGCTAGTCGAAGTGGCGATTTTCCAGATGTATTTGTGCGCGCCGTTGAACGGAGCAATGACCTTTTCCGCTTTCGATTCGGCCAGAGCCGCGCCGCTGTTGTGGTTCTGGATATCCTGGCGCGCCGCCGTTTTGGCGGCCTCTTCCGAAAGGTTGTCTTTATTGGTCAGGCGGACGTCTGCAATCAGGCTGTTCTGGACCATCGTGACCTGATTTTTTTTATTGGTATGCACCAGTATTTCGCCTCCCATGACCGGGACGCCGTTATGAATCTGGCGAAATCTGACGTGATCGCGTAACGCGGTTTTATCCACCTTGACGGCTTTCACGTCGGAAAGGTCGCTTTTGAGTCCGAATAAATCGTGCGATTCTTTCAGAAAAGCTTTGGCCGCGGTCTCCGGGCCGTCCGGATAGGGTTCGGAGGCGGCGCCGTACAGGAGTTTTATTTTGCCGTCTTTTGCCCGCTCTGCCGCTTGCCAGCGATGATGGTGTTGCGCATTAAAACGTGCGAAATCCGGATTGGTGTCGAGGGCACGGTTACCTTGAAAAAAACCGACGGGCGGTTTGCCCGAGTTGTCGATAGTAATGCCGCCGCCTTCTTCATAGCCCGAACTTTCGGCAAGGTCTTCCGGAGCCGCGTCTGCAACCTGGACGACTGAAGAGAGACCGAGCAGAATGGAAATCAGGCGCCAGGACTGGGTGGTTTTTATAGCCATATCTTCTCCTAATGGATTGAGCTTGGATTGTTTATTAAGCTACTGCCCCTAGCATAACGTTTTTGGGAGTTTGGAAAAAATTAATTCAGGATGAGTTTACCGGTAAATTACTTTCGCTGTTACTCTCGAGGAAAAGATAGTGCTGAAAGTATTGCCCGACATATATTCAAGATATCCGGGTTGAGAAAACTATCGTGATTCAAGCCGAGTTGTCAACGAAATTGAGAAACCGGATGGAATCTATTTTGACTGCGCCTGTATCAGGCATGAGCGTCATTTGTGGAGCGGAAAGCCACGGCAGGGTTTTGGCAAGCCGGTAACCGGGGATCGACTGTTTTCATTAGAAGAACAGAGCTTGTTTGAATTTGATTTTATTCGTAGTACTCTTTGAACAATATCGCCAGACGCAAGCGGTCCTGAACCTTCAGTTTCTGGAAAATGGAGGTTAAATGGGCTTTAACCGTTCGCTCCGAAATGTTCAATGCCGAGGCGATGATTTTATTGTTTTCTCCGGTGGAGATCATCCTGGCTACGTCCAGTTCCCTCAACGTGAGCGTTTTTAGATTATTTTTGAATTCGATTTTTTTCTGGTCGGGCAGAATGGGTTGCATTTTGTTCATGTTGATCAGCATGCCGATGACTTTGGGAACCAGATTTCGATTGATCCAGGTATCGCCGTTTAAAATACTGGTGGTCGCTTTGGAAAGTAACTGAATTGCCATTTCCGCTTCGCAATAACCCCAGTATCCCGCGGCCAGGGCCTCTATTTGTTTGTCTTCGGGCCACTTATGACCGATGATGAGGGATTTCAAACCGTAATTACTGAACAAAGGGAGAGCAGCGCTACCGGAATCGAATAATTTGCCGTCGATAATGATAAAGTGAATGGATTGCTGCTCAATGACATGGGGTGCTGTTTCAAGACTATCCAGCACCCGAACTTCATGTTCCCCGGAGAGGATTGCCTGCCAGGCTGATCCTGATTGAGAAACGGTTGATATAATCAAAACATTGGCCACTTCAATAAGTCCTTGAAAAGTTCTCTTACGGTATGTGGGGCAGCCCGAACCAACCTGTCTGCGTTTTCCTGGATTTCTGATAATTTTTCAAGAATGGGCTCTTCTGAATAAGCGTATGAACCAATTATAGTTTAACACAGTCTTTTTACGGTTTTGCCACGCGTATTCTACTTTATTTAAAAGTTAGAAAAATTCTTTACTCTTTAGTAAATAAACTCATGTTAATGATTGCCTTGTCTTCAGGATAGTCGGAATGGTTGTGGGATTGCCCATTCCCGGACTGCCGATTTCAAATCGCCAAATACCGCGGAGCCGTTGGCTTGATCGGAACGACATCCGGCTTTCCGGTCGAACTCGTTTCGCTGCTGATTTCTTATCGTTGAAAACGTCTGAATTTTTGCATGGGCAATTTGTATTTCTTTTTTAAAATGTGACTTATGAGGTTGTAGTGAGTAAAAAAGATAAATCTGCATTCGTCTGTACCGAGTGCGGCGCCGATTATCCTCGCTGGAGCGGACAATGCACCAGTTGCGGCGCCTGGAATAGCTTGAAGGAAGTCAGACTAAATTCGTCAGGTTCCGGTCGAGGCAGGCCTCCGGCAGGTTATGCGGGCACTCTATCCGAAGTTAAATTATTATCCGAAGTTTCCCTCGTTAATGAAGAAAGGCTGTCCACCGGCCTTTCCGAATTCGACCGGGTTCTCGGAGGCGGGATCGTCAGAGGCAGCGTCGTCCTGATCGGAGGTGCGCCGGGCGCAGGAAAAAGCACCATTCTGCTTCAGGTGATCGCCAACATCGCCAGCCGTGGCCTTCGTGTGCTTTACGTGTCCGGAGAAGAATCGTTGCAGCAAATTGCCGAACGAGCCCGCAGGCTGCGGTTATTAACGGACAATATCATGATGCTCGCGGAAACTTCGGTGCAAAGGATTTGTGAAGTGCTCGACGAAGTCAAGCCGCAGGTGGTCATTATCGATTCCATTCAGGTCGTTTATACGCCGGAAACGGAATCGGCGCCCGGCTCGGTTTCTCAGGTAAGAGAGTCGGCCAGTCATCTGACGCAATACGCGAAAAGAAATCACGTCGCCTTGTTCATGGTCGGCCACGTTACCAAGGATCAGTCTCTGGCCGGGCCCATGACCTTGAGTCATATCGTGGATACCCAGATTATTCTGGGGTCCACCGATGACGCGAGGTTCCGGGTGTTGAGGGCGGACAAGAACCGGTTCGGCAGTGTCGGCGAACTGGGTTTTTTCGCAATGGACAGCACCGGCCTGAAGGAGGTCAAAAACCCGTCCGCCATGTTTCTCAATAGGCCTGAAACGCCTTCTTCGGGCAGCGTGGTAACCGTACTATGGGAAGGAACGAGGCCGTTGCTCGTGGAAATCCAGGCGTTGGTGACCGAATGTCAGTACGGAAACCCGCGCCGGCTTGCGGTAGGGTTCGATCAAAACCGGCTGGCCATGCTGCTGGCCGTGTTATCCCGACACGGCGGGATTTTTACCGCCAGCGACGAAATTTATGCCAACGTCGTCGGCGGCATCAAAATAACCGAAACCAGTTCCGATTTGGCCATCGTCGTCGGCATCGTTTCCAGCCTGAAAAACCGGATCATCGCTCACGATACCTTTTTTTTCGGCGAAATCGGCTTGAGCGGCGAGATCAGGCCGGTGGCCAACGGTTATGCAAGATTGAACGATGCCGCCAAACACGGCTTTAAAAAAGCCGTCATACCCAAAGCGAACGCGCCTAAAAAATCCATCGAAGGTTTACGGATCCATGCGGTTGCCACGCTTTCGGAAGCTTTGAATGTCCTGTCGGAGTTATAAAAATGAACTCTCTTATCCCTAAGTTTCGACAGAAATGGCAATGACGGTCGCGGCGTTTTTCAGGTTGGCTTGTTTTTTCCTGACAGCGTCCCGGTCAGGATCGAGAATTTTCCGGTTTCGGTCGAAGAGGGAGGCGGGATCATTTCTTGAGCCGCGGCGGGCTTGATAATGCAACCAAGCCGGGACAGGCTCATGGATCAGGAAGAGTCGTTGAATGAGAATCCAATCCGTTTTTTCCGGACGGATTTAATTTAGAAAAAATTGCAGGCTCCGGTTGTTGATTACGAGAACGTCGTTGTGATTGAGTTTTAACGAGTTATCGTTAATCGGAACGTCGTTTAAGGTAATCGTGCCGATGTTTTCCAGTATCGACACGAAATAACCCTCTTTTCTTTTGGTGATGGCGACTATGCCGCTGCCGCTGCGTCCGATCTGCATGATTTTTTTTCTGATCGCGATGATTTTGCCGATATTTTCGCCGTTCAGAATCTGCAAATTAGCCGCCGGCAAGGAAATTTCGTCAGACTTCTGATTGAGAAGAGACAAGGGGAGCCGATCTAATTCGTCCATTTGAGACGGCGTATGACCCATTTCCTCGGTGCTGAAAAGAATGTCGTGCTTTCCCAGAGTAATCGTGTCGTTATCCTTGAGCGGCGCTTCTTTAATTTTTACTCCGTTCAACATCAGCGGAAAATCGTAATTCATTTGTTTGACGATGTGATCGTCGTCTCGAAT from Methylosarcina fibrata AML-C10 harbors:
- the folP gene encoding dihydropteroate synthase, which translates into the protein MFSQSDKPLIMGILNVTPDSFSDGGNFLSVNAALRQAQLMVAQGADIIDIGGESTRPGSSPINPQEQIRRVVPVIEEIRLRMGSNVRISIDTTRSEVARAALMAGANMINDVSAGQDDRALLSVAAHFEVPVVLMHKQGDPKTMQMNPYYDDVVQEVIQTLEERIEEALRAGIPRHRIFLDPGIGFGKRKQDNFDLLAHLDAIVALGFPVLLGTSRKQFMGALCHVNAPSELVTATAVTTALGVMAGVRVFRVHDVKENRQAADVAWAIKQSR
- a CDS encoding response regulator transcription factor, with amino-acid sequence MLDSLETAPHVIEQQSIHFIIIDGKLFDSGSAALPLFSNYGLKSLIIGHKWPEDKQIEALAAGYWGYCEAEMAIQLLSKATTSILNGDTWINRNLVPKVIGMLINMNKMQPILPDQKKIEFKNNLKTLTLRELDVARMISTGENNKIIASALNISERTVKAHLTSIFQKLKVQDRLRLAILFKEYYE
- the radA gene encoding DNA repair protein RadA encodes the protein MSKKDKSAFVCTECGADYPRWSGQCTSCGAWNSLKEVRLNSSGSGRGRPPAGYAGTLSEVKLLSEVSLVNEERLSTGLSEFDRVLGGGIVRGSVVLIGGAPGAGKSTILLQVIANIASRGLRVLYVSGEESLQQIAERARRLRLLTDNIMMLAETSVQRICEVLDEVKPQVVIIDSIQVVYTPETESAPGSVSQVRESASHLTQYAKRNHVALFMVGHVTKDQSLAGPMTLSHIVDTQIILGSTDDARFRVLRADKNRFGSVGELGFFAMDSTGLKEVKNPSAMFLNRPETPSSGSVVTVLWEGTRPLLVEIQALVTECQYGNPRRLAVGFDQNRLAMLLAVLSRHGGIFTASDEIYANVVGGIKITETSSDLAIVVGIVSSLKNRIIAHDTFFFGEIGLSGEIRPVANGYARLNDAAKHGFKKAVIPKANAPKKSIEGLRIHAVATLSEALNVLSEL
- a CDS encoding FHA domain-containing protein codes for the protein MAKLTVFFKDRVIHSDQFEKGIVRIGRDETNDIIIDSLAVAPAHAVIVIRDDDHIVKQMNYDFPLMLNGVKIKEAPLKDNDTITLGKHDILFSTEEMGHTPSQMDELDRLPLSLLNQKSDEISLPAANLQILNGENIGKIIAIRKKIMQIGRSGSGIVAITKRKEGYFVSILENIGTITLNDVPINDNSLKLNHNDVLVINNRSLQFFLN